The DNA region GGATTTTCCGGTAGAATCCAATCGTGGCCAGGGCGTTTCTCCATCGCCGCGCAATCCCCGAAGAAAGGAGAATTTGAGAATGGTAGGTCACGACCTCCCCACGGAACTCACGCACGACGAGAGGTACCAGGAGCTCCAGCGGCAGCACCAGGAGCACGAACGCCTCCTGCACCAGTTCGCCGAGAAGGGGCACCTGACCGAGGAAGAGGATTTCGAAGAAAAACGCCTGAAGAAGGAGAAGCTCGCTCTCAAGGACCAGATGGAGGCGATCCTCCGCCGCTACCGAGAAACCGCCACGGCGTGAGAATCCCGATCGCCGGAGAGGGAGCGCCGTTCATCGCGCT from Thermoanaerobaculia bacterium includes:
- a CDS encoding YdcH family protein; this translates as MVGHDLPTELTHDERYQELQRQHQEHERLLHQFAEKGHLTEEEDFEEKRLKKEKLALKDQMEAILRRYRETATA